Proteins encoded within one genomic window of Sphaerisporangium krabiense:
- a CDS encoding YciI family protein: protein MRYLVSVIDDKSDPGSTDRRPAISAFNERLIAEGYWVFSGGLADTDAATVVDNRGEQAVFSDGPFVESKEYLAGVWVWEAPDLDVALKLAAEASKVCDRKIEVRPFL, encoded by the coding sequence ATGCGGTACCTGGTTTCCGTGATCGATGACAAGAGCGATCCTGGCAGCACGGACAGACGGCCCGCTATCAGCGCGTTCAACGAACGGCTGATCGCCGAGGGTTACTGGGTCTTCTCGGGCGGACTCGCGGACACCGACGCGGCCACGGTCGTCGACAACCGGGGCGAGCAGGCGGTGTTCAGCGACGGGCCGTTCGTGGAGTCGAAGGAGTACCTCGCCGGCGTCTGGGTGTGGGAGGCCCCCGATCTGGATGTGGCGCTCAAGCTCGCCGCCGAGGCCTCGAAGGTCTGTGATCGGAAGATCGAGGTGCGGCCGTTCCTGTGA